The following proteins are encoded in a genomic region of Diadema setosum chromosome 10, eeDiaSeto1, whole genome shotgun sequence:
- the LOC140234509 gene encoding uncharacterized protein has protein sequence MEHQASAEAESNASTPNAERGPESEPSSRLGDAQQSEQREWSDTSPQRSQDGSRGSEESKPQESSPTDSSPTRKQSVCTLSHTQKEHGTPQSQATPQADGTESKTRCCVRCNPVHICLVLGLVVASGSVAMTACGYMSREIAMQTVVVGNDTIKMVDEKLRAQVERFRTFGPVLIGLGSFIAMCACVLICEARDEAKRQARKLLDEDQDYDDIQTRQEHMYALQCEVMNSNTRLKSASCPHIANKRLDDVAYADESSHSSPVVLVHGPSLAEGRQRNDSQESNESEAAKVTLLKNPSQDESFDVSSIPTCSNYVGPVRSDAETTFSTTTRTLKKGVAAVPSPTFKHDPSRIERPTQLSPIKARSVNGPISVKSLPPVEGVCLCGVPSVCTTPPPPRQTNSKAKRVKRGTRHKKKKKDLESKSAGSDSGSVKSVPRSTKNVATQNSDLTTHVNPLHDIPLVNYTSRSPERTGPTNPKPDVGSAATPGTELPSAAASPLAPVETTRESRPPVPRTADRVCSRNPLQSSPTKGLSGDSKKLVWVKQQPNEAPNNNNGGSEGDDESSPPMDARGAICKPEKSISNRATVNEQPCDSNSNVSTMSSKQLSPKATPSNVIYDVIHDKGQHVHTSKSEVVL, from the coding sequence ATGGAGCACCAAGCATCAGCCGAGGCGGAATCAAACGCCTCGACTCCCAACGCGGAACGCGGTCCGGAATCCGAGCCATCGAGTCGTTTGGGCGACGCTCAGCAGTCCGAGCAGCGGGAGTGGTCGGACACCTCTCCGCAGAGAAGTCAGGACGGGTCGCGGGGTAGCGAAGAGAGCAAACCTCAGGAGAGTAGCCCGACGGACTCGTCACCTACTCGTAAGCAGTCCGTGTGTACGCTGTCCCACACACAGAAGGAGCACGGGACACCTCAATCCCAGGCAACGCCCCAGGCGGATGGGACCGAATCAAAGACACGTTGTTGCGTGCGATGTAACCCAGTCCACATATGCCTTGTGTTGGGGCTTGTGGTCGCCTCAGGAAGTGTGGCCATGACTGCGTGCGGATACATGTCGCGCGAAATTGCCATGCAAACCGTTGTGGTCGGGAACGACACGATAAAGATGGTAGACGAAAAGCTCCGAGCCCAGGTAGAGCGGTTCCGGACATTTGGACCCGTCCTCATAGGACTAGGATCGTTTATCGCAATGTGCGCGTGTGTCCTGATATGCGAAGCCCGTGATGAGGCCAAGCGCCAAGCGAGAAAGCTTCTCGACGAAGACCAGGACTACGACGACATCCAGACGCGACAGGAGCACATGTACGCGCTCCAGTGTGAGGTCATGAACAGCAATACGAGACTGAAGAGTGCGTCCTGCCCGCATATAGCAAACAAACGACTGGATGATGTAGCCTATGCAGACGAGTCATCGCACAGTTCGCCCGTTGTTCTCGTCCACGGACCTAGTCTAGCGGAGGGGAGACAGCGAAACGATTCCCAGGAGTCAAACGAAAGTGAAGCTGCCAAAGTAACTCTACTGAAAAATCCGTCTCAGGATGAATCCTTCGATGTGTCCAGTATACCGACGTGTTCAAACTACGTAGGCCCGGTCAGGTCAGATGCAGAGACTACTTTTTCTACGACTACGCGAACGTTAAAAAAGGGTGTAGCTGCAGTTCCGTCTCCAACGTTTAAGCACGATCCTTCTAGAATCGAAAGACCTACACAACTGTCGCCGATAAAGGCAAGGAGCGTCAATGGTCCTATTTCAGTCAAATCATTGCCACCAGTAGAGGGCGTATGTCTATGTGGTGTACCATCAGTATGCACAACACCACCGCCACCAAGACAGACAAACTCGAAGGCAAAGCGAGTGAAGAGGGGAACTAgacacaagaagaagaagaaggatttAGAGAGTAAATCCGCCGGGTCCGACTCCGGGTCTGTCAAATCCGTGCCAAGAAGTACTAAGAATGTAGCTACGCAAAACTCGGATCTGACGACACACGTTAATCCTCTGCATGACATACCTTTAGTTAACTACACAAGTAGATCTCCTGAACGAACCGGTCCGACCAACCCTAAACCGGACGTAGGCAGTGCTGCAACGCCAGGCACTGAGCTGCCGAGTGCCGCCGCTTCTCCCCTGGCACCGGTAGAGACGACGAGGGAGAGCCGACCACCGGTCCCACGGACAGCCGACCGAGTGTGCTCGAGGAATCCCCTCCAGAGCTCCCCCACGAAGGGTTTGAGTGGCGACTCCAAGAAACTCGTGTGGGTCAAGCAACAGCCAAACGAGGCGCCGAATAATAATAACGGAGGCAGTGAGGGCGACGACGAAAGTTCGCCGCCGATGGACGCCCGCGGCGCTATATGCAAACCTGAGAAGTCCATCAGCAATCGTGCAACT